The stretch of DNA GGATAAACAGCGGATTGTCCGGGCGCTTGAACTGCCTGGCCCAGTGGATAAAGTTGGGGAAGTAGGTGTCGATGGCGATGACGTCCACCGATGGCGCCCCCGGCTTCCACACGTCAAACAGATGCGGCAGCGGGCCGGCGCTTGGATATTCGCCTGGACGCTTGCCCGGCCGGTTCAGCGCCACGTTCACATACATCGGCAGCGGATAGACCGCCTTGCCGGCCGCCGTCAGCGCCTCGACAAACTGCGCGTAGTGCCAGGCCTGGAAGATCTCTTCTGTTTCGATGGTGTCGCCGAAGACCTCGGCCCAGGCGCCGCTGGCGCGCGCGCCGCGCGTTTCCCACGCGGCCTTCAGCGCCGGCTGCAAGCTGTCCATGTGCGCGGCCAGATAGGCGGTGAGCGCGGCCGGCACCGGCGCGCGCCATGCGGCATTGGCGGCAGCGCTGTAGTCGCGCACTTCCGGCAGCATGCCGATTTCATTCTCGACCTGGATCATCAGCACGGTGTGCTGGGTGTCGGTCTGCTTCAGATGCGCCAGCAGCGCGCGGAAGGCGGCCGTATCGGCGGCCAGCGTGGCCGGTGCAAACGGCGTCAGGATCTCCTGCGCCACGCCGGCGCGGGTGCGCGCACGCGGGAAGCGCTGCGTATCGGTCTTCACCCACGCCGGCGCATAGGTCGACATGGAATTCTTCCACGCGCCAAACCACAGCAGCACCAGTCGCGTGTTGTGCGCGCGCGCCTGTTTCAGCACGCCGTCCAGCACCGTGAAATCAAAGCGCCCTTCGACCGGCTCGATCTGATCCCACTCGACCGGGGCCAGCACCGTATTCAGTTCGGCCGCCTTCAGCGTCGGCCACAAGGTATTCAGGTATTCCAGGCTGGAGGCGGACGAATTATGCAGTTCGCCGCCCAGCAGCAAAAACGGTTGATCGTCGACGATCAGCTGCGTGGCGCTGCCCTGCTTGCGCAGATGCGGCGGCGTGGCGGCATTCGCCGAAGCCAGGGCATTGCCCAGCAGCGCGGCCAGCACCAGACAGGTAGCACGCAATCGGCGTGTCGAGACAGCCATGACATTCCTTAAAAAAAACCGCCCCCGAAGGGGCGGGCAAAAAGGGCCCCGCTGGAGAACCAAGGGCCCAGACGATTAAAACTTGGCGCGCAGGCCCAGCGAGTAAGTACGGCCTGGCGAGTACTGCGTAAAGTTGGCGTTACTGAACTGGAAGTAGCCGCGACGCGAGTCGTTGTTCAGGTTGACGATGTCGAAGCTCAGCGTCGGCCAGTTTTCTTTGTCGAACACCTCACCCAGGTCGACGCTCGACGAGAAGTCCAGCTGCTTGTAGTTGTCGGAGAACAGCGCGGCATTGGTGATGCCGTTCTGGTTCGCGCTGGCGGTCTGGCTGCCCTTCGAGAAGGTGTGCGACAGGCGCGCCGTGTAGCCGTGATTGTCGTAGTACACCGAGAAGTTGTTGGTACGGTTAGGTACGCCCAGCGCCACGAAGCCGGCGCCACCTTCGCCATCACCGCGCTGGGTGATGAAGGTGGCCGTCTCGTTGATGCCGAAGCCGCGAATCGGCAGGATCTTGTCGAGCGGTTGCACCCAGCCCAGCTCCAGGCCACGGATCTTCAGTTCACCCGACGCGTTGCGGGCCTGCGTCATCACCACCGTGGCCACATTTGGACCGCCGCGCGAATCGATCGCCTGCTGCTGGTTCGGAATCAGCGTGTTGTAGTTGATGCCGTAGGCGGCCAGCGCGCTGAATGGCAGCGTGATGTTCTGGTTGATGGTGAAGCCGTCCACCTTCTTCTGGAACACGGTCAGGCTGACGTAACCTTCGCGGCCGGTGTACCAGTCGATGCCCAGGTCGATGTTATCCGACAGGTAAGGCTTCAGCGCTGGATTGCCGATGGTGCCGACGTCCGCCGACACCGACGAGAAGTTCACGCCCGGACGCAGTGCGTTCGGATCGGCGCGGGTCATGCTGCGCGACAGCGCGGCGCGGGCGATCACGTCGCTGCGCAGGTTGACCGCCAGCGTGCCCGATGGCAGCGTGTTGTTGTAGGTCGTATCCTGGTAGACCCACTGGTCGATGTTGGGATACTTGCTGCCGTTGAGCGTCAGGCTGGCGTTGCGCGGATCGGTGATCGAGTTCAGCGAACCGACCGACTGCTTGGTGCGCACATAACGCAGGCCGCCGTTGTAGCGGGCCGGGAAACCGGCGAGGTCGAACTTGCCGTTGGCTTCAAAGTACAGGCCCGTGGTTTTCTCGCCGATGAACCCCGAGCTGGCGCCGGTTGACGACGCGCCGCTGGCCGGTGCGGTGTTGTAGTACTGCTGGTAGTTCGACGCTTGCGCGAAGCGGCCCCAGTCGATGATTGGACGGCCGTACGGACCAGGGATGATGTAGCTGGCCAGCGCGCTTTGTGGAATCAGCGAACCGCCGTAGGTCAGCGGCGTGGTGGCGCCTGCGGTGTAGCCGGTGCCGTAGCCTGGATACAAGCCGGCGGCGCTGGCGCCCGGCGTCGAGGCGCCGTCGCAGGTTGGCGCGCCGTTCGGGCCTTGCAGGAACACGTTAGGATTGTTGCCGCACACTGCCGCCTGCCAGGCCGCCGAGTTGTCGGTGGCGCTGATGCGGCGGGTGATATCGTCG from Duganella dendranthematis encodes:
- a CDS encoding GH35 family beta-galactosidase, with amino-acid sequence MAVSTRRLRATCLVLAALLGNALASANAATPPHLRKQGSATQLIVDDQPFLLLGGELHNSSASSLEYLNTLWPTLKAAELNTVLAPVEWDQIEPVEGRFDFTVLDGVLKQARAHNTRLVLLWFGAWKNSMSTYAPAWVKTDTQRFPRARTRAGVAQEILTPFAPATLAADTAAFRALLAHLKQTDTQHTVLMIQVENEIGMLPEVRDYSAAANAAWRAPVPAALTAYLAAHMDSLQPALKAAWETRGARASGAWAEVFGDTIETEEIFQAWHYAQFVEALTAAGKAVYPLPMYVNVALNRPGKRPGEYPSAGPLPHLFDVWKPGAPSVDVIAIDTYFPNFIHWARQFKRPDNPLFIPEANHAERPDAGADAFYAIGEHDAFGFSPFAIDDIKDGKSSLPQAYRVLKQLAPTINRYQGSGKVRGFKAPVSFDGDVDVAPQQVHMGGYTLQVSFNAPWEKLTPAEVQTRGGLVIQTGDDEFIVAGKGLTIVFGSADGAQVGIEQAIEGLDSQGRWMNGDETHQGRHIGLSGDAFTIQRVKLYRYR